The Oreochromis niloticus isolate F11D_XX linkage group LG2, O_niloticus_UMD_NMBU, whole genome shotgun sequence genome includes a region encoding these proteins:
- the ppargc1b gene encoding peroxisome proliferator-activated receptor gamma coactivator 1-beta — protein MADCAALLDEELSSFVFSYLTESSRSQYGEEEVCSDRLDTDFSDIDLSQLDTSDFDSVNCLSELQWCNDQSADASPASIHYSTADELFEIEEENAALLAALTDSLDGIVDAEVGGLSVFPALGEEPNQEEEDGLSLSTEDFSQPLGSETEDPSLLKKLLMTPPNMPAGMDVHKEGVNGHRYCNRSLRLRPVRPLLKSDVPQERKPRAVRPAGRLCTELHRHLTTTEDTAAPDTEEDDEEEEDEDSESEEEEEEEESSSSEAEGAAGMAAAPAEAPKPQFSSEKELQSVVELIRYMHTYCLPSRKQQGWDRKDRDLPRPRARPEAPRSPATTSHSRVILVAGPGTGGGSTGSASAAPRKLPFARRREMKADSLLRTLLQQSSSFDVSKPYRLHRPPYSRSPNRTGEPAPSGPANPKPDLETPERRSHSSEPPRSLEETADCSGSFSVRRSRRLASFPSRFAKRLRPEWAREEDGKEGRAGFTRPPTQAGGESAMETLPGKLTSSELSDPCCHEKPACLCLPLNTKSAGESQYSTKAFEQTLSVDLCGTAGLTPPTTPPHKPVEDELFKPADGGKGGSGGGEPVHPASNSSAATKTSSWASRAHHQRKLPEQTELYAQLRRMGQAGQAGEADAHHGFGDHDYCLLSLGESHKRSAAIFGTMLQGRAGSERVGAPTPRVVEEEREGKESEDGLVRPEAAEPREQLTLSSSPLSDRQSDAATPPASEEEAEGSAASRSPSPIPHLCPDSPSSKTDSSENSEICPDDTQRIKANPDEDNCQVFYIHNLPSSVTQNMLRKRFQVFGKAEDCKVIICNEERCGVIKIRSSGVQKHWREREAVFQNGPASPRRLTRKRYIDLDEAGPGPVKSKYDAMDFDTLLKEAQKSLHR, from the exons ATAGAAGAGGAGAACGCGGCTCTGCTCGCCGCTCTCACCGACAGTTTGGATGGCATTGTGGATGCAGAGGTGGGTGGACTCTCTGTGTTCCCCGCCCTGGGGGAGGAGCCCAACCAAGAAGAGGAAGATGGTCTTTCTCTGAGCACAGAGGACTTCAGCCAGCCTCTGGGGTCCGAGACCGAGGACCCGTCTCTG cTGAAGAAGCTGCTGATGACGCCTCCCAACATGCCCGCAGGCATGGACGTGCACAAAGAGGGCGTGAACGGCCATCGCTACTGCAACAGAAGCTTGCGCCTTCGTCCGGTCAGACCTCTGCTGAAG AGTGATGTCCCTCAGGAGAGGAAGCCCCGGGCGGTGCGTCCCGCTGGGCGTCTGTGCACAGAGCTTCACCGCCACCTCACCACCACAGAGGACACCGCAGCTCCTGACACGGAGGAGGAtgacgaggaagaggaggacgaggacaGTGAGtctgaggaggaagaagaggaggaggagtccTCCAGCAGTGAGGCGGAGGGAGCGGCAGGCATGGCCGCTGCCCCCGCTGAGGCACCGAAGCCTCAGTTCAGCTCAGAGAAGGAGCTGCAGTCTGTGGTGGAGCTGATCAGGTACATGCACACCTACTGCCTGCCCTCGCGCAAGCAGCAGGGCTGGGATCGTAAGGACCGTGACCTGCCGCGGCCCCGGGCCCGACCTGAGGCCCCCCGCTCACCCGCCACAACCTCTCACAGCAGAGTGATACTGGTGGCTGGTCCTGGGACCGGTGGGGGCTCGACTGGGTCAGCCAGCGCCGCCCCCAGGAAGCTCCCCTTCGCTCGGCGAAGGGAGATGAAGGCTGACTCCCTTCTCCGCACGCTCTTGCAGCAGAGCAGCTCTTTTGATGTGAGCAAGCCTTACAGACTGCACCGCCCACCCTACTCCCGCAGCCCCAACCGAACGGGAGAACCCGCTCCCTCAGGCCCCGCCAACCCCAAGCCAGACCTTGAGACCCCTGAGAGGAGAAGCCACTCCTCTGAGCCACCACGAAGCCTGGAGGAgactgcagactgcagcggcTCCTTCTCAGTTCGTCGCTCACGGCGGCTGGCATCGTTTCCAAGCCGCTTCGCCAAGAGGTTGCGCCCTGAATGGGCCAGGGAAGAAGACGGGAAGGAGGGACGGGCGGGGTTTACACGGCCGCCCACCCAAGCTGGAGGGGAAAGCGCGATGGAGACGCTGCCAGGAAAGCTAACGTCCAGTGAGCTGAGCGACCCCTGCTGCCACG AAAAGCCAGCCTGCCTGTGTCTGCCTCTCAACACAAAGTCTGCAGG GGAGTCCCAGTACAGCACCAAGGCCTTCGAGCAGACACTCAGCGTGGACCTGTGCGGAACGGCGG GTCTCACCCCTCCCACGACCCCGCCTCACAAGCCTGTGGAAGACGAGCTGTTCAAGCCGGCAGACGGAGGAAAAGGTGGCAGCGGTGGAGGCGAGCCCGTCCACCCGGCTTCAAACAGCAGCGCTGCCACAAAGACCTCGTCCTGGGCGAGCCGGGCTCACCACCAGCGGAAGCTGCCAGAGCAGACAGAGCTATACGCTCAGCTCAGGCGCATGGGCCAGGCCGGCCAGGCCGGCGAGGCCGACGCCCACCACGGCTTCGGCGACCACGACTATTGTCTGCTGAGCCTCGGCGAGAGCCACAAGCGTAGCGCTGCCATCTTCGGCACCATGTTGCAGGGACGAGCAGGGAGCGAGAGAGTCGGCGCTCCAACTCCCAGAGTGGTCGAGGAGGAGCGGGAAGGGAAGGAGAGCGAAGACGGGCTGGTGCGCCCGGAGGCTGCAGAGCCGCGGGAGCAGCTGACCTTGTCATCGTCACCTCTGTCAGACCGCCAGTCAGACGCCGCCACGCCGCCAGCTTCTGAAGAAGAGGCTGAGGGCTCGGCGGCATCTCGCTCGCCCTCGCCCATCCCCCACCTGTGCCCCGACTCCCCCTCCAGCAAGACAGACTCCAG TGAGAACTCGGAGATTTGTCCTGAcgacacacagaggatcaaaGCCAATCCTGACGAG GACAACTGCCAGGTGTTTTACATCCACAACCTGCCGAGCAGCGTGACCCAGAACATGCTGAGGAAACGCTTCCAGGTTTTCGGCAAAGCAGAGGACTGCAAAGTCATCATCTGCAAcga GGAGCGCTGTGGGGTGATAAAGATCCGCTCATCGGGCGTTCAGAAGCACTGGAGAGAGCGGGAAGCTGTTTTCCAGAACGGACCGGCGAGCCCGCGGAGGCTGACGAGGAAGCGCTACATAGACCTCG ATGAAGCCGGTCCCGGCCCAGTCAAGAGCAAGTACGATGCAATGGACTTTGACACTTTGCTGAAGGAGGCCCAAAAGTCCCTGCACCGCTGA